The DNA segment TCGGCGTGACGCAGCAGGCAGCGCAGGCCTTCATCGACGCCTATTTCGCGGGATTCCCGGGCGTGCGCCGGTTTCTCGATCGCACTCTCGAGGAGGCGCGCGTGTCGGGAGAGGTCAAGACCCTGTTCGGCCGGCGGCGGCCGGTGCCGGAATTGACGAGCCAGAACGGCCAGGTCCGCAGCGCCGCTGAGCGGGTCGCGGTCAACATGCCGATCCAGGGCACGGCGGCCGACATCATGAAACGGGCCATGATTAACGTGGATGGCGCCCTCGCGAGTCGTCAGGCGGCTCCGGACAGCCGGTATCCGCGCATGATCCTGACGGTCCACGACGAACTGGTCTTCGAGGTCCGGCGCGAGGAGTCGAGCGACATAGCGGCGCTGGTGCAAGACCTGATGGAAACGGCGGCCTCGTTGGCCGTGCCCCTGACGGTGGACGTTGGAATCGGGGACAACTGGAAGGACGCCAAACCCTAGAACCGGTTTCACAACCCGTTCTGGTTGGATCGAAGGGGTGGTTCACGCAGGTTATGAAACCGTCCCCAGTGACCCCTATAATGGATGCCCGTGGAACCTCTCGTTGTCCCCCGCGACCAGCACACGCTCTCGCGACGGGATGTTGATTCTGACGCGCTGAAGGTCCTCTACCGCCTGAAGGACGCTGGTTTCTCCGCGTACCTGGTCGGGGGCGGGGTGCGGGATCTGCTGCTTGGGCGGCGGCCGAAAGATTTCGACATCGGCACCGACGCGCATCCGTACCAGATCAAGAAGCTGTTCAGAAACTGCTGGATCATTGGTCGCCGGTTCCGGCTGGCCCATGTCGTGTTCGGCAAGAAGGTCATCGAGGTCGCCACGTTCCGGCGCCAGGTGTCCGACGTTGAGATGGCCGAGGCGAAGGCGGCGGCTGAAAGCGGCGACGTGCCGGCGCCCGACGATCATCAGCACCTGATCCATCGGGACAACACGTTCGGGACGGCCGAGGAAGACGCGTTCCGCCGCGACTTCACGATCAACGCGCTCTTCTACGACATCGCCACCTTCTCGATTATCGACTATGTGGGCGGGTTGCGGGACCTGCGCGCCCGCATCGTCAAGTGCATCGGGATTCCGGAGAACCGGTTCCGCGAAGACCCGGTGCGCATGCAGCGGGCGATTTCGTTCGGGGCGCGGCTGGAATTTGAGATCGACGGGCCCATTCTCGAGGCGATCGCCCATCATCGCGGCGAGATTGCGAAGGCGGCGCCGCCGAGGTTGATGGATGAGTACTACAAGATCCTGCGGACCGGGTGCGCCCGGCAGACGTTCGAGGCATTGAAGCGGGTCGGATTGCTCGAACCGCTCAGCCCGGCGCTGCACGAGCAGGCCGGCGACACGCTGTGGGCGTCGCTCGATCGCCTCGACGCGTACCGCCGTCGTTCGGCGGCCTGTCCGGACTCGCTGACCAATCCGGTGCTGCTCGGGAGCCTCATCGTGCCCCTGGGTTTCTCGCAGGCCGGGTGGCCGTCGTGGCTCGAAGCTGGCGACAAGCCCGGGCTGAGTCTGGGTCTGCTGCCGCTCGCGCGGAAGGATGTCGAGCGGATCCACCAGGTGCTGATGATGCAGCGCCGGCTTCGGGACCCAGGCCGATCCTCACCCCACGCGCGGCGGATGTTCATCCAGCGTGCCGCGTTTGCCGACGCGCTCACGTGGCTCGACATCCACTCTGATTCGCCCGATCTGCTGGCCTACTGGCGCCGTGAAGTCGGTCTGGAGGCGCCGGAATCCGGGCCGCCGCCGCGCCGCCGCCGCCGTCGCAGGCGCCCCCGGGCGTAGGGGCGCGATTCATCCGCCTTCGCGCTAGGCTTCGGCGGACACGCCGTGGCCGCAGACGACGCTTGCGGCCGTAGGGGCGCGGGGCCCGCCTGCCCTGAGCGGAGTCGAAGGGTGCCCGCTAACTTGGCTTCGCAGCCTGCCTCAAGGTAGAATCCCCGGGTGCCGGGTGTGACCCCGGTTTCTCTCGCCTCGCCCGTCCCCCGTCGCCGTTCCTGAGACGAGACGGCTTGTCGGCCCGACACGCTGGCTACCTGAACAAGACGATTGCCTGTTCATCGTGGAGACATGCCATGCGCGTGAAGGACTTTCTGACGATTCGCGATTTCGACAGCACCGAGCTGGTGCACCTGCTCGATCTCGCCCGCGACATCAAGGCCGACCCAGGCCGGTTCGCCGAATCTCTCAAGGGCAAGACGCTCGCCCTCATCTTCGAGAAACCCTCGCTTCGGACGCGCGTGAGCTTCGACGTGGGCATCCAGCAGTTGGGCGGGTACTCGGTCTACCTGTCGCCCGCCGAGATCAACCTGGGCAAGCGCGAGTCGATCTACGACGTCGCCAAGAATCTCGAGCGGATGGTGCAGGGCATCATGATCCGGACCTTCGGCCACGACATCGTGGACAAGATGGCGGAGTATGCGAGCATCCCGATTATCAACGGCCTCACCGACTTCAGCCATCCGTGCCAGGCCATGGCGGATTTCCTGACCATCACTGAAATCAAGGGGTCGCTCGCGGGGCTCAAGCTTGCCTACGTCGGCGATGGCAACAACGTGTCGAACTCGCTGATGTTCGCGGCCGCGCGGTTCGGCGTCCACATCGCGATTGGCGCGCCTGCCGGTTACCAGCCGACCCACGAGGTGACGGCGTGGACGCGCACCGAGGGCGCAAAGACCGGATCGACCTGCCTCATCACCGAGGATCCGGCCGAAGCCGTCGCGGATGCCGACGTCGTGTACACAGATACCTGGGCAAGTATGGGCCAGGAATCCGAGGCCTACGCGCGCAAGGCGGTCTTCCGGCCGTATCAGGTGAATGGGTCGCTGTTCGCCAAGGCCAAGCCGGACGCCATCTTCATGCACTGCCTGCCCGCGCATCGGGGGGATGAAGTGACCGACGAGGTCATCGACTCGCCGCGCTCGGTGGTGTTCCAGGAAGCCGAGAATCGCCTGCATGCGCAGAAGGCAATCATGCTCGAACTGATGAAGTAGGTGCCGGGTGGCTCAGACCGCAGTGGTGGCCGTCGGCGGGAACTCGCTCATCCGCTCGGGTGAGAAGGGCACCATTGCGGAACAATTCGCCAACGCACGACGGACGGCGGAAGCGATTGTCCAGATCATCCGCCTGGGCTTTCACCTCGTCGTCACACACGGGAACGGCCCGCAAGTCGGCGCCGCGCTGCTGCGGTCCGAGCGGTCGGCCGACCACGTCTATACTCACCCGCTCGATGTCTGCGATGCGACCACCCAGGGGGAAATCGGATACCTGCTGCAGCAATCGCTGCAAGGGGCACTGGCCGACGCGGGCTTGACCACGCCAGTCGCGACCGTGCTGACGCAGGTTGTGGTGTCGCCGGGCGATCCGGCCATGGAGCGGCCGACCAAGCCCATCGGTCCGTTCTACTCGGCGCGGGAAGCGGAGATTCGGCATCAGCAGTTCGGCTGGCACATCGTCGAAGATGCGGCCCGAGGGTACCGGCGGGTCGTGCCGTCGCCTGAGCCGATCGAAATCGTCGAGGAGGACGTCATCCGGCGGCTGATTGACACCGGCGTCCTGGTGGTCGCGGTGGGCGGCGGCGGGATTCCCGTGATACGGGTCGGGCGCGGGTTGCGTGGCATAGAGGCGGTCATCGACAAGGATCGGGCGTCGGCGCTGCTGGCGTCACGGCTGCGGTCGGACCTGTTCATCATCTCGACGGATGCCGAACGCGTCTGCCTGAACTACAAGAAGGCCGATCAGAGACCGCTCGGTCGAGTCACCGCGGATGAGCTCGCCAGGTACCATGCGGAGGGACATTTCCCGCCTGGTAACATGGGGCCCAAGGTCGAATCGGCACTCCGTTTTCTGCGGAGCGGGGGGCAGGAAGTAATCATCACGTCCGGCGAGCGGCTTCTCGATGCGGTTCGGGGAGACGCGGGGACGCATGTGGTGCGAGGTTAGGGGCGAGAAACTGACGGCAGGCAGGTGTTTATGAAGCTTGAACACGTCCTCGAGTCCCAGCAGTTCACCGTCCCGCTCCTGATGGAGCTGTTCGATCGGACGCGCCAGATGGAGCGCCTGGTCGCGCGGGGAGGCACCCGCGATTATGCGGACAAGATCATGGCGTCGCTCTTCTACGAGCCGTCCACGCGCACACGGTTTTCGTTCGAGGCCGCCATGTGCCGTCTCGGCGGCCGCGTGCTGTCGACTGAGCACGCGCGGGCGTTTTCGTCGGAGATTGAAGGGGAGCAGCTCGAAGACACGATTCGGACCATCTCGTCGTTTTCCGACGTGATCGTGCTGCGGCCCACCGAAGAAGGCGGGGCGCGGCGGGCGGCACGCGTGTCGAGCGTGCCCATCATCAACGCGGGTGACGGCAGCAGCGGTCAGCACCCGACGCAGGCGCTGCTCGATCTCTATACGATCTACCGCGAGCGGCGGTCGCTCGACGGCCTGACGATTGCGATTGTCGGCGAGCTGGACGGCGGCCGGACCGCGCGGTCGCTCGCCTATCTCTTGAGCAAGTTCGACCGGGTCAAGATTTACTTTGTCAGTCCGCCCGAGCTGCAGATGCGCCCGGACATTCTGGCGCACCTCGACGAGCACGACGTCTGGTACAGCATGCTCCACGACGTCGACTCGATCGCTGGCGACGTGGATGTGATCTACCAGACACGCATTCGTCCGGACCGTGTATCGGATCGCGCGGCGCTCTCCCGCTACACGATCGACGCCAGGCTGCTGCGGAAGATGAAGCCGGATGCCATGATTCTGCATCCACTGCCACGGACGGTCGAGATCGCCAAGGAAGTCGATGATGACCCAAGGGCGTTGTATTTCAAGCAGGCGGCCAATGGCCTGGTTGTCAGGATGGCGCTGCTGACGCTGCTCTGGGATCAGGAGTAGGAGACGACTGATGCTGACGCCCCGAAACCAGCGGCCGGAAGACCATTAGCCCTCGCACGTTGAACATCCGGGGCCACTCCCTGGCGCAGCTCCTCGGCGGTGCTGCTCTCAGGGCCAGACCTTCACGCGATGGATCGGTATTTCAGAGGTGCTTTATGGAGAAAACAACCGCTCGCAGTCAGGCATTTATCGATGTCGAAGAGCAGTACGGCGCGCACAACTACCATCCGCTCGACGTCGTCATCGAGCGGGCCGAAGGGGTATGGGTGTACGACGTGGACGGCAAGCGCTACCTGGATTGTCTGGCCGCCTACTCGGCGGTCAACCAGGGTCACTGCCACCCGCGCATCATGCAGGCGATGCTGGAGCAGGCAAAACGCGTCACATTGACGTCGCGCGCATTCCGCAACGATCAACTTCCTCTGCTCTTCAAGGAACTGCACGACCTCACGGGCATGGACATGTCGCTGCCCATGAACTCCGGCGCCGAGGCGGTCGAGACGGCGCTCAAGGCCGCGCGGAAGTGGGGCTACACGGTCAAGGGCATCCCGGCCGGCAAGGCCGAGATCATCACCTGCCAGGGTAACTTCCACGGGCGCACGATCAGCATCATCAGCTTCTCGACCGAGGCCCAGTACAAGGAGAGCTTCGGCCCGCTGACGCCCGGATTCGTCACGGTCCCTTATGGCGACGCGGCGGCGCTCGAAGCGGCCATCACGCCGAATACAGCAGCGTTCCTCGTGGAGCCCATCCAGGGCGAATCCGGAATCGTCCTGCCGCCCGCAGGGTTCCTCAAGAAGGCCGCGGACCTCTGTAAGCGGCACAACG comes from the Acidobacteriota bacterium genome and includes:
- the pcnB gene encoding polynucleotide adenylyltransferase PcnB, translating into MEPLVVPRDQHTLSRRDVDSDALKVLYRLKDAGFSAYLVGGGVRDLLLGRRPKDFDIGTDAHPYQIKKLFRNCWIIGRRFRLAHVVFGKKVIEVATFRRQVSDVEMAEAKAAAESGDVPAPDDHQHLIHRDNTFGTAEEDAFRRDFTINALFYDIATFSIIDYVGGLRDLRARIVKCIGIPENRFREDPVRMQRAISFGARLEFEIDGPILEAIAHHRGEIAKAAPPRLMDEYYKILRTGCARQTFEALKRVGLLEPLSPALHEQAGDTLWASLDRLDAYRRRSAACPDSLTNPVLLGSLIVPLGFSQAGWPSWLEAGDKPGLSLGLLPLARKDVERIHQVLMMQRRLRDPGRSSPHARRMFIQRAAFADALTWLDIHSDSPDLLAYWRREVGLEAPESGPPPRRRRRRRRPRA
- the argF gene encoding ornithine carbamoyltransferase, with protein sequence MRVKDFLTIRDFDSTELVHLLDLARDIKADPGRFAESLKGKTLALIFEKPSLRTRVSFDVGIQQLGGYSVYLSPAEINLGKRESIYDVAKNLERMVQGIMIRTFGHDIVDKMAEYASIPIINGLTDFSHPCQAMADFLTITEIKGSLAGLKLAYVGDGNNVSNSLMFAAARFGVHIAIGAPAGYQPTHEVTAWTRTEGAKTGSTCLITEDPAEAVADADVVYTDTWASMGQESEAYARKAVFRPYQVNGSLFAKAKPDAIFMHCLPAHRGDEVTDEVIDSPRSVVFQEAENRLHAQKAIMLELMK
- the arcC gene encoding carbamate kinase, translating into MAQTAVVAVGGNSLIRSGEKGTIAEQFANARRTAEAIVQIIRLGFHLVVTHGNGPQVGAALLRSERSADHVYTHPLDVCDATTQGEIGYLLQQSLQGALADAGLTTPVATVLTQVVVSPGDPAMERPTKPIGPFYSAREAEIRHQQFGWHIVEDAARGYRRVVPSPEPIEIVEEDVIRRLIDTGVLVVAVGGGGIPVIRVGRGLRGIEAVIDKDRASALLASRLRSDLFIISTDAERVCLNYKKADQRPLGRVTADELARYHAEGHFPPGNMGPKVESALRFLRSGGQEVIITSGERLLDAVRGDAGTHVVRG
- the pyrB gene encoding aspartate carbamoyltransferase, giving the protein MKLEHVLESQQFTVPLLMELFDRTRQMERLVARGGTRDYADKIMASLFYEPSTRTRFSFEAAMCRLGGRVLSTEHARAFSSEIEGEQLEDTIRTISSFSDVIVLRPTEEGGARRAARVSSVPIINAGDGSSGQHPTQALLDLYTIYRERRSLDGLTIAIVGELDGGRTARSLAYLLSKFDRVKIYFVSPPELQMRPDILAHLDEHDVWYSMLHDVDSIAGDVDVIYQTRIRPDRVSDRAALSRYTIDARLLRKMKPDAMILHPLPRTVEIAKEVDDDPRALYFKQAANGLVVRMALLTLLWDQE
- the rocD gene encoding ornithine--oxo-acid transaminase, yielding MEKTTARSQAFIDVEEQYGAHNYHPLDVVIERAEGVWVYDVDGKRYLDCLAAYSAVNQGHCHPRIMQAMLEQAKRVTLTSRAFRNDQLPLLFKELHDLTGMDMSLPMNSGAEAVETALKAARKWGYTVKGIPAGKAEIITCQGNFHGRTISIISFSTEAQYKESFGPLTPGFVTVPYGDAAALEAAITPNTAAFLVEPIQGESGIVLPPAGFLKKAADLCKRHNVLLIADEIQSGLGRTGKLFAHQWEEIEPDMVIIAKALSGGFYPISAVLSRREVLGVFKPGDHGSTFGGNPLACAVARAAIRVLVDEKLVERSAELGAYFLGKLHTLKSPIIKEVRGRGLWIGVELTVAARPYCERLMEEGMLCKETHDHVIRLAPPLVITREEIDWAFDRLKKVIEG